In Lysobacter firmicutimachus, one genomic interval encodes:
- a CDS encoding collagen-like triple helix repeat-containing protein — MDSQTLLKALSYSLLAACIAAATVSTTGCSGSGGVKSNFNPGAGGGDGSGGGGSGGGGSGGGGSGGGGSGGGGSGGGGSGGGGSGGGGSGGGGGGGGGTPGNPGTGTSAPGNPIGSVATTGGNLLNSVGGAISGLSGQIPNQVILGGSTPTSNSLAKVVDDVGKTVSSLGTATSSGLGQTGNIANPVGTTAAGLDTVVINAGTAVDDLGKTVATVGAFQGSPIQPLTSAAGSLVSTAGGTIKTAGAQVGGVLEGSTGQALTGAVSGILNPVAGIGQANGGTAGGNGGGNLVANVSRSVGGVTSGVAAAGGTLGGQIAGAPVPGGAAGLVGGAVQGVSGNLGTVGAGITAGMGNAGSIANPAGITVGSTAGGVAGLGGTVGNLGAAVASAGASTPLAPATSALGGAVSSAGSVVTTVGGTAAAATNGGVLQPVTQALNTVVNGAAAATPLNNQNGGLLGGAVSGTDGKGGLLGTGLLGKKK; from the coding sequence ATGGACTCTCAGACCCTGCTCAAGGCCCTTTCTTATAGCCTGCTCGCCGCGTGCATCGCCGCGGCGACGGTCTCGACCACCGGGTGTTCCGGTTCGGGGGGCGTCAAATCCAACTTCAACCCCGGTGCGGGCGGCGGCGATGGTTCGGGCGGCGGCGGCTCCGGTGGCGGCGGTTCGGGCGGCGGCGGCTCCGGTGGCGGTGGTTCGGGCGGCGGCGGCTCCGGCGGCGGCGGTTCGGGCGGCGGCGGCTCGGGAGGCGGCGGTTCCGGCGGCGGTGGCGGCGGCGGTGGCGGTACTCCGGGCAATCCGGGCACCGGTACCTCGGCCCCCGGCAATCCGATTGGTTCGGTCGCGACGACCGGCGGCAACCTGCTCAACTCCGTCGGCGGCGCCATCAGCGGGCTCAGCGGGCAGATTCCGAACCAGGTGATCCTCGGCGGCAGTACGCCGACGTCCAATAGTCTGGCCAAGGTCGTCGACGATGTCGGCAAGACGGTCAGCAGCCTCGGCACCGCGACCAGCAGCGGCCTCGGCCAGACCGGCAATATCGCCAATCCGGTCGGCACCACGGCGGCCGGTCTGGATACGGTGGTGATCAATGCCGGCACCGCGGTCGACGACCTCGGCAAGACCGTAGCCACGGTCGGCGCCTTCCAAGGCTCGCCGATCCAGCCCTTGACCAGCGCGGCCGGCAGTTTGGTATCGACGGCGGGCGGCACGATCAAGACCGCGGGCGCGCAGGTCGGCGGCGTACTCGAAGGCTCGACCGGCCAGGCCCTGACCGGCGCGGTCAGCGGCATCCTCAATCCGGTCGCCGGCATCGGCCAAGCCAACGGCGGCACGGCCGGCGGCAACGGCGGCGGCAACCTGGTGGCCAATGTCTCGCGCAGCGTCGGCGGCGTGACCTCGGGCGTAGCCGCCGCCGGCGGCACTCTGGGCGGCCAGATCGCCGGGGCGCCGGTACCCGGCGGCGCGGCCGGCCTGGTCGGCGGTGCGGTGCAGGGCGTCAGCGGCAATCTCGGCACGGTCGGCGCCGGCATCACCGCCGGCATGGGCAATGCCGGCAGCATCGCCAATCCGGCCGGCATCACCGTAGGCTCGACGGCCGGCGGCGTCGCCGGGCTCGGCGGCACGGTCGGCAATCTCGGTGCGGCGGTCGCCAGCGCCGGCGCCTCCACGCCGTTGGCGCCGGCGACCAGCGCGCTCGGCGGCGCGGTGTCCAGCGCCGGCAGTGTCGTGACCACGGTCGGCGGTACTGCCGCGGCGGCGACCAACGGCGGCGTGCTGCAGCCGGTGACCCAGGCCTTGAATACCGTGGTCAACGGTGCGGCGGCGGCGACCCCGCTCAACAACCAGAACGGCGGCCTGCTCGGCGGCGCGGTCAGCGGCACCGACGGCAAGGGCGGCTTGCTCGGTACCGGTCTGTTGGGCAAGAAGAAGTAA
- the recQ gene encoding DNA helicase RecQ, whose product MSSALELLHRVFGHTAFRGEQAQIVQHVTDGGDALVLMPTGGGKSLCYQLPALLRDGCGLVVSPLIALMQDQVEALRQLGVRAAYLNSTLDAAAAAEVERQLLAGELDLLYVAPERLLGARCLNLIDRAPIALFAIDEAHCVSQWGHDFRPEYRELTILHERWPQIPRIALTATADAPTQREIAERLNLEDARRFVSSFDRPNLRYRVVHKDNGNRQLLDFLSGHRGESGIVYAFSRRRVETVAEQLVAAGIRALPYHAGMDASLRAANQRRFLQEDGVVMVATIAFGMGIDKPDVRFVAHVDLPKSIEGYYQETGRAGRDGEPAEAWLCYGLGDVVNLRQLIQQGEAGEERKRLELRKLDSLLGYCESTECRRQSLLGWFGEAHAGACGNCDNCLDPPRSWDGTEAARKALSCVYRTGQRFGAGHVIDVLRGVESEKVSRFGHESLSTYGIGRDLDARQWSSVFRQLVAAGLLEADIERHGALRLTAASAPVLRGERSLRFRAETAKPSGGARRSRNGGGAAAAAAMELDEDAMVRFNALREWRSSTAREQNVPAYVIFHDATLRAIAEHSPEDLDELGRIPGIGASKLERYGDAVLQHLFDHR is encoded by the coding sequence ATGTCCTCCGCACTCGAACTGCTCCACCGCGTCTTCGGCCATACCGCGTTCCGCGGCGAGCAGGCGCAGATCGTCCAGCACGTGACCGACGGCGGCGACGCCCTGGTGCTGATGCCCACCGGCGGCGGCAAGTCGTTGTGCTATCAGCTCCCCGCGCTGCTGCGCGACGGCTGCGGCCTGGTGGTCTCGCCGCTGATCGCGCTGATGCAGGACCAGGTCGAAGCGCTGCGCCAACTGGGCGTGCGCGCGGCCTACCTCAACTCGACCCTGGACGCGGCCGCCGCGGCCGAGGTCGAACGGCAGTTGCTGGCGGGCGAGCTCGACCTGCTCTACGTCGCGCCCGAGCGCCTGCTCGGCGCGCGCTGCCTCAACCTGATCGACCGCGCGCCCATCGCCCTGTTCGCGATCGACGAGGCCCACTGCGTCTCGCAATGGGGCCACGACTTCCGCCCCGAGTACCGCGAACTCACCATTCTCCACGAGCGCTGGCCGCAGATCCCGCGCATCGCCCTGACCGCGACCGCCGACGCGCCGACCCAGCGCGAGATCGCCGAGCGCCTCAACCTGGAGGACGCGCGCCGCTTCGTCAGCTCCTTCGACCGCCCCAACCTGCGCTACCGGGTGGTGCACAAGGACAACGGCAACCGCCAGCTGCTGGATTTCCTGTCCGGCCACCGCGGCGAAAGCGGCATCGTCTATGCCTTCTCGCGGCGCCGGGTCGAGACGGTGGCCGAGCAACTGGTCGCCGCCGGCATCCGTGCCCTGCCCTACCACGCCGGCATGGACGCGTCCCTGCGCGCGGCCAACCAGCGCCGCTTCCTGCAGGAGGACGGCGTGGTCATGGTCGCGACCATCGCCTTCGGCATGGGCATCGACAAACCCGACGTGCGTTTCGTCGCCCACGTCGACCTGCCCAAGTCGATCGAAGGCTATTACCAGGAAACCGGCCGCGCCGGCCGCGACGGAGAGCCGGCCGAGGCCTGGCTGTGCTATGGCCTGGGCGACGTGGTCAATCTGCGCCAGCTGATCCAGCAGGGCGAGGCCGGCGAGGAGCGCAAGCGCCTGGAGCTGCGCAAGCTCGATTCGCTGCTGGGCTATTGCGAATCCACCGAATGCCGACGCCAATCGCTGCTGGGCTGGTTCGGCGAAGCGCATGCCGGCGCCTGCGGCAATTGCGACAACTGCCTGGACCCGCCGCGCAGCTGGGACGGCACCGAGGCCGCGCGCAAGGCCCTGTCCTGCGTCTACCGCACCGGCCAGCGCTTCGGCGCCGGCCACGTCATCGACGTGCTGCGCGGGGTCGAGAGCGAAAAGGTCTCGCGCTTCGGCCACGAGTCGCTCAGCACCTACGGCATCGGCCGCGACCTCGACGCGCGCCAGTGGAGCAGCGTGTTCCGGCAACTGGTCGCCGCCGGCCTGCTGGAAGCCGATATCGAACGCCACGGCGCGCTGCGCCTGACCGCGGCCAGCGCGCCGGTGCTGCGCGGCGAGCGCAGCCTGCGCTTCCGCGCCGAAACCGCGAAACCCAGCGGCGGCGCGCGCCGTTCGCGCAACGGCGGCGGCGCCGCAGCGGCGGCGGCGATGGAGCTGGACGAGGACGCGATGGTGCGCTTCAACGCACTGCGCGAATGGCGTTCCAGTACCGCGCGCGAGCAGAACGTACCGGCCTACGTGATCTTCCACGACGCCACCCTGCGCGCGATCGCCGAGCACTCACCGGAAGACCTGGACGAACTCGGCCGCATTCCCGGCATCGGCGCGAGCAAGCTCGAACGCTACGGCGACGCGGTGTTGCAGCACTTGTTCGACCACCGCTGA
- a CDS encoding phosphoglycerate kinase, translating into MSIVRMTDLDLAGKRVLIREDLNVPIDDGRITSEQRILAALPTLKLALEKGAAVMVTSHLGRPQEGQWSEADSLAPVAKRLSELLGIEVPLVKDWVGGVEVQPGQLVLLENCRMNVGEGKDDEALSKQYAALCDVFVMDAFGTAHRAQASTHGAIRHAKVAAGGPLLMAELDALAKALDNPARPLLAIVAGSKVSTKLELLSSLVSKVDQLIVGGGIANTFIAAMGHGVGKSLVETDLIDTAKQIMADAKARGADIPVPTDVVVAPAFAADAPATVKAVDAVAADDMILDIGPDTAARYAELIQNAGTVVWNGPVGVFEFDAFGKGTETLARAIAASKAFSIAGGGDTLAAVDKYDIAGDVSYISTGGGAFLEFLEGKELPAVAALKQRAG; encoded by the coding sequence GTGTCCATCGTCCGCATGACCGATCTCGATCTCGCCGGCAAGCGCGTGCTGATCCGCGAAGATCTCAACGTGCCCATCGACGATGGCCGGATCACTTCGGAACAGCGCATCCTCGCCGCCCTGCCGACCTTGAAGCTGGCGCTGGAGAAGGGCGCGGCGGTGATGGTCACCTCGCATCTGGGCCGTCCCCAGGAAGGCCAGTGGAGTGAGGCTGATTCGCTGGCGCCGGTGGCCAAGCGCCTGTCCGAGCTGCTTGGCATCGAGGTGCCGCTGGTCAAGGATTGGGTCGGCGGCGTCGAAGTGCAGCCGGGCCAACTGGTGTTGCTGGAGAACTGCCGCATGAACGTCGGCGAGGGCAAGGACGACGAGGCCCTGTCCAAGCAGTACGCCGCGCTGTGCGACGTGTTCGTGATGGACGCGTTCGGCACCGCGCACCGCGCCCAGGCGTCCACCCACGGTGCGATCCGCCACGCCAAGGTCGCCGCCGGCGGCCCGCTGCTGATGGCCGAACTCGACGCGCTGGCCAAGGCGCTGGACAACCCGGCGCGGCCGTTGCTGGCGATCGTCGCCGGTTCCAAGGTCTCGACCAAGCTGGAACTGCTGTCCTCGCTGGTGTCCAAGGTCGATCAGCTGATCGTCGGCGGCGGCATCGCCAACACCTTCATCGCCGCGATGGGGCACGGCGTCGGCAAGTCGCTGGTCGAAACCGACCTGATCGACACCGCCAAGCAGATCATGGCCGACGCCAAGGCGCGCGGCGCGGACATCCCGGTGCCGACCGACGTGGTGGTGGCGCCGGCCTTCGCCGCCGACGCCCCGGCCACGGTCAAGGCGGTCGACGCGGTCGCCGCCGACGACATGATCCTGGACATCGGCCCGGACACCGCCGCCCGCTACGCCGAGCTGATCCAGAACGCCGGCACCGTGGTCTGGAACGGCCCGGTCGGCGTGTTCGAATTCGACGCCTTCGGCAAGGGCACCGAAACCCTGGCGCGCGCCATCGCCGCGTCCAAGGCGTTCTCGATCGCCGGCGGCGGCGACACCCTGGCCGCGGTCGATAAGTACGACATCGCCGGCGACGTGTCCTACATCTCCACCGGCGGCGGCGCCTTCCTCGAATTCCTGGAAGGCAAGGAACTGCCGGCGGTGGCCGCGCTGAAGCAGCGCGCGGGTTGA
- a CDS encoding PhzF family phenazine biosynthesis protein, which produces MRSRRYLQLDVFAERVGAGNPLAVVLDADDLDDARMQSFAAWTHLPETIFLLPPSPGADYRVRIFTPTQELPFAGHPSVGAAWAALDAGWAPAAAGQLLQDCAAGRLPVRVERSGARVRIAVRAPRARPCEVDEVRPRAIERAFAGAARGTLDVRLWDNGPRWWLLELADEAAVRGLRADVAAIRAATDGHALGVAVFARGGEGADADYVVRAFCPGDGIDEDPVTGSANAAIAAALLEAGRVAPGSAYRVSQGRELGRDGRVEVGVDEDGEVWVGGEVQATIRGRLIW; this is translated from the coding sequence ATGAGATCGCGCCGCTATCTGCAACTGGACGTGTTCGCCGAACGGGTCGGCGCCGGCAATCCGCTCGCGGTGGTGCTGGATGCGGACGATCTGGACGACGCGCGGATGCAATCCTTCGCCGCCTGGACCCATCTGCCGGAAACCATCTTCCTGCTGCCGCCGTCTCCTGGCGCGGACTACCGCGTGCGCATCTTCACTCCGACGCAGGAACTGCCGTTCGCGGGCCATCCCAGCGTCGGCGCGGCCTGGGCCGCGCTCGACGCCGGCTGGGCGCCGGCTGCGGCCGGGCAATTGCTGCAGGACTGCGCGGCCGGTCGCTTGCCGGTGCGGGTCGAGCGCAGCGGCGCGCGCGTCCGCATCGCCGTGCGCGCGCCGCGCGCACGGCCTTGCGAGGTCGACGAGGTCCGGCCACGCGCGATCGAGCGGGCTTTCGCCGGCGCCGCACGCGGTACGCTGGACGTGCGGCTATGGGACAACGGACCGCGATGGTGGCTGCTGGAACTGGCGGACGAGGCCGCGGTGCGCGGTCTGCGTGCGGATGTCGCCGCGATCCGCGCCGCGACCGACGGCCATGCGCTGGGCGTGGCGGTGTTCGCGCGCGGCGGCGAGGGCGCCGATGCGGACTACGTGGTGCGCGCGTTCTGTCCCGGCGACGGCATCGACGAAGATCCGGTTACCGGCAGCGCCAACGCGGCGATCGCCGCGGCCTTGCTTGAGGCCGGACGCGTCGCGCCAGGCAGCGCTTACCGGGTCAGTCAGGGGCGCGAGCTGGGCCGCGACGGCCGTGTCGAGGTGGGCGTCGACGAGGACGGCGAGGTGTGGGTCGGCGGCGAAGTACAGGCGACGATTCGCGGTCGCCTGATCTGGTGA
- a CDS encoding DUF3999 domain-containing protein, translated as MNLLSASFRRAPRALAWLCLLPVALASAAPREDYARQWPLQLSRDDGGAYRVVLDESVYRQARDARLRDLDVLDGAGKPVPAAVFAPEQPLARAPQRAGLPWFALPAAPADGAGAGWELVSEVESDGRLRRVEARSTGGAARPPQTALLIDASRVRSPILALELEWTPGAALEAAYRVEASDDLDQWRAVSSSGRLIDLQRGGQRLVQRRIVFDPIGEQARYLRLTPQDPNAAVPISAVVAELAADAATTPLQWRELKGRRIEQSEGRVEFEFELDGRFPIQQADVALPGNHALEWRLSSRDEAEGHWVARAGPWMAYRVDGEGVDDRSAARQLAATVRDRYWRLRANGAVPGEPVLRLGYRPEVAVFLAQGAPPYALVAGSARTTRADSPLAELIETLRQRRGSDWQPAEASLGAAAPLAGDAALVPPAPKRDWRSWTLWAVLVAGALIVAGFAFSLLRTNPPPAA; from the coding sequence TTGAATCTTCTGTCCGCTTCGTTCCGCCGCGCGCCGCGCGCGCTGGCCTGGCTGTGCCTGCTGCCGGTCGCGCTCGCCTCCGCCGCGCCGCGCGAGGATTACGCCCGGCAATGGCCCTTGCAGCTCAGCCGCGACGACGGCGGCGCCTACCGGGTCGTGCTCGACGAATCGGTGTACCGGCAGGCGCGCGATGCGCGGTTGCGCGATCTCGACGTGCTCGACGGCGCCGGCAAGCCGGTGCCGGCGGCGGTGTTCGCGCCCGAACAGCCTTTGGCGCGCGCGCCGCAGCGCGCCGGCCTGCCCTGGTTCGCCTTGCCGGCGGCGCCCGCGGACGGCGCCGGTGCGGGCTGGGAATTGGTCAGCGAAGTCGAAAGCGACGGTCGCTTGCGCCGGGTCGAGGCGCGCAGCACCGGCGGCGCCGCGCGCCCGCCGCAGACGGCGTTGCTGATCGATGCCAGCCGGGTGCGTTCGCCGATCCTGGCGCTGGAACTGGAATGGACGCCCGGCGCGGCACTGGAGGCGGCGTACCGGGTCGAGGCCAGCGACGATCTCGACCAATGGCGCGCCGTGTCCAGCAGCGGGCGCCTGATCGATCTGCAGCGCGGCGGCCAGCGCCTGGTGCAACGGCGCATCGTGTTCGATCCGATCGGCGAACAGGCGCGCTATCTGCGCCTGACGCCGCAGGACCCGAACGCGGCGGTGCCGATCAGCGCGGTCGTGGCCGAACTGGCCGCCGATGCGGCGACCACGCCTTTGCAATGGCGCGAGTTGAAGGGACGCCGGATCGAGCAGAGCGAAGGCCGGGTCGAGTTCGAATTCGAACTCGACGGACGCTTCCCGATCCAGCAGGCCGACGTGGCCCTGCCGGGCAATCATGCGCTGGAGTGGCGTTTGAGCAGCCGCGACGAGGCCGAAGGGCATTGGGTCGCGCGCGCCGGCCCGTGGATGGCGTACCGGGTCGACGGCGAGGGCGTGGACGATCGCTCCGCCGCGCGCCAATTGGCGGCGACAGTGCGCGACCGCTACTGGCGGCTGCGCGCCAACGGCGCGGTGCCGGGCGAACCGGTGCTGCGCCTGGGCTATCGGCCGGAGGTCGCGGTGTTCCTGGCCCAAGGTGCGCCGCCCTACGCCCTGGTCGCCGGCAGCGCGCGCACGACGCGCGCCGACTCGCCGTTGGCGGAATTGATCGAGACCTTGCGCCAGCGCCGCGGCAGCGACTGGCAGCCGGCCGAGGCGAGCCTGGGCGCGGCGGCGCCGTTGGCGGGCGACGCGGCCCTGGTACCCCCGGCGCCGAAGCGGGATTGGCGTTCGTGGACGTTGTGGGCGGTGCTGGTGGCGGGCGCGCTGATCGTCGCCGGTTTCGCCTTCAGCCTGCTGCGCACGAATCCGCCGCCGGCGGCGTAA
- a CDS encoding ShlB/FhaC/HecB family hemolysin secretion/activation protein, translating to MRTTVAPQQNPEMAALLALQLTPSRFDVSGVKSVPAEQISALFSPLAGKTITVAELLTAAQSCSELYRKQGYALSFCYVPTQDFADGVVRVIAVEGYVAQLRLSGKPGKLERKIRAIAQHILDDRPLRQATFERYSQILGFLPGATLGINVPAPTTTDGATTLELDVAAKRYDASWALEFNHPGTQGLISLSLNALTPLAEQWTLSALYPDGRGDERFYGAGYSQLFGSDGWTGRADASRYRGEPATRSPLPDVLDHRVEQDRLALSARYPILLRTERSLFVGAGLYGANQSDIYRNLDNGVWLDQRSRTRVAQVSLDYAQAKKDRASQVSLAIGRGFDAWGAQSATLTNLPGVQLPAPSDVAFTRYSLGLAHSRSWQEQRYLAVLRATGQYSRDRLPSSEQISFGASRFALAYDPGEAVGDKGWGASLELSRNFRPQARWMKSVVPYLVVQHARVSLNTGRPPIDDLGSVGLGVRLSDNRHYNVDFAYAKPTADLPLETDDRKARWNLTFSYRLQ from the coding sequence GTGCGCACGACGGTAGCGCCGCAGCAGAATCCGGAAATGGCGGCCTTGCTGGCCTTGCAGCTCACGCCGAGCCGGTTCGACGTGTCCGGGGTCAAGTCGGTGCCGGCCGAACAGATCAGCGCCTTGTTCAGTCCGCTCGCCGGCAAGACCATCACCGTCGCCGAACTGCTGACCGCGGCGCAGTCGTGCAGCGAGTTGTACCGCAAGCAGGGCTATGCGCTGTCTTTCTGCTATGTCCCGACCCAGGACTTCGCCGACGGCGTGGTGCGGGTGATCGCGGTCGAGGGCTATGTCGCGCAACTGCGCCTGAGCGGCAAGCCGGGCAAGCTGGAGCGCAAGATCCGCGCGATCGCGCAGCACATCCTCGACGATCGTCCGCTGCGCCAGGCCACCTTCGAACGTTATTCGCAGATTCTCGGCTTCCTGCCCGGCGCGACGCTGGGCATCAACGTGCCGGCGCCGACCACCACCGACGGTGCGACCACGCTCGAACTGGATGTCGCCGCCAAGCGCTACGACGCGAGTTGGGCGTTGGAGTTCAATCATCCCGGCACCCAGGGGCTGATCAGCCTCAGCCTCAATGCGCTGACGCCGCTGGCCGAGCAATGGACGCTGTCGGCGCTGTACCCGGACGGACGCGGCGACGAGCGCTTCTACGGCGCCGGCTATTCGCAATTGTTCGGCAGCGACGGCTGGACCGGCCGCGCCGACGCCTCCCGCTATCGCGGCGAACCGGCCACGCGCAGCCCGCTGCCGGACGTCCTCGACCATCGGGTCGAACAGGACCGCCTTGCGTTGAGCGCGCGTTATCCGATCCTGCTGCGCACCGAGCGTTCGTTGTTCGTCGGCGCCGGCCTGTACGGCGCCAATCAGTCCGACATCTACCGCAACCTCGACAACGGCGTATGGCTGGACCAGCGATCGCGCACCCGGGTGGCGCAGGTCTCGCTGGACTACGCCCAGGCCAAGAAGGATCGCGCCAGCCAAGTCAGCCTGGCGATCGGCCGCGGCTTCGACGCTTGGGGGGCGCAATCGGCGACGCTGACCAACCTGCCCGGCGTGCAACTGCCGGCGCCCAGCGACGTGGCCTTCACCCGCTACAGCCTGGGCCTGGCGCACAGCCGCAGCTGGCAGGAGCAGCGCTATCTGGCGGTGCTGCGCGCGACCGGGCAGTACAGCCGCGACCGGCTGCCCTCTTCGGAGCAGATCAGTTTCGGCGCGTCGCGCTTCGCACTGGCCTACGATCCCGGCGAGGCGGTCGGCGACAAGGGCTGGGGCGCATCGCTGGAGCTGAGCCGTAATTTCCGTCCGCAGGCGCGCTGGATGAAGTCGGTGGTGCCGTATCTGGTCGTGCAGCACGCGCGGGTGTCGTTGAACACCGGCCGGCCGCCGATCGACGACCTGGGCTCGGTCGGCCTGGGCGTGCGGTTGTCGGACAACCGCCATTACAACGTCGATTTCGCCTACGCCAAGCCGACCGCGGACCTGCCGCTGGAAACCGACGATCGCAAGGCGCGCTGGAACCTGACTTTCTCGTACCGGCTGCAGTAA
- a CDS encoding HAD hydrolase-like protein — MSVRPALFFDLDGTLIDSSLGITRSIAYALERLEHPVPDEAALRGWIGPALRTSFLPLLGDAARVEQAVALYLERYGREGWTEHTVYDGVSEMLDAAHAAGHRLAVVTAKNEDNARKILAHLPFGDRFDDVVGSTVDGRLTHKVDLIGEALRRLELRAQDCLMIGDRRMDIEGAAEHGMGHIGVLWGFGSEDELREAGAQRLARSPTQLPELFAA, encoded by the coding sequence GTGAGCGTCCGCCCCGCGCTGTTCTTCGATCTCGACGGCACGCTGATCGATTCCTCACTCGGCATCACCCGCTCCATCGCTTACGCGTTGGAGCGGCTGGAGCATCCGGTGCCCGACGAGGCGGCCTTGCGCGGTTGGATCGGGCCGGCGCTGCGCACCAGCTTCCTGCCCCTGCTCGGCGACGCGGCGCGCGTCGAGCAGGCGGTGGCGTTGTACCTGGAGCGTTACGGCCGCGAAGGCTGGACCGAGCACACCGTTTACGACGGCGTATCCGAGATGCTGGATGCGGCGCACGCGGCGGGCCATCGCCTGGCGGTGGTGACCGCCAAGAACGAGGACAATGCGCGCAAGATCCTCGCCCACCTGCCGTTCGGCGATCGTTTCGACGACGTCGTCGGCTCGACCGTCGACGGCCGCCTGACCCACAAGGTCGACCTGATCGGCGAGGCGCTGCGACGTCTGGAATTGCGCGCGCAGGACTGCCTGATGATCGGCGACCGGCGCATGGACATCGAGGGCGCGGCCGAGCACGGCATGGGCCACATCGGCGTGCTGTGGGGCTTCGGCAGCGAGGACGAACTGCGCGAGGCCGGCGCTCAGCGGCTGGCCCGTTCGCCGACGCAGTTGCCGGAACTGTTCGCCGCCTGA
- a CDS encoding DUF6289 family protein, with amino-acid sequence MRRIGMFAAVFAVALAGSVSFNALAFSWQGTWYYYDAEGAQVGKWTAGCGAADGRWGQVTENKRFVQGCAAES; translated from the coding sequence ATGCGTCGTATCGGAATGTTCGCTGCCGTGTTCGCGGTGGCGCTGGCGGGTAGTGTGTCGTTCAATGCTCTGGCCTTCAGCTGGCAGGGCACCTGGTACTACTACGACGCCGAAGGCGCGCAGGTCGGCAAGTGGACCGCGGGCTGCGGCGCCGCCGACGGCCGTTGGGGCCAGGTCACCGAGAACAAGCGCTTCGTGCAGGGCTGCGCGGCCGAAAGCTGA